The Lancefieldella sp. Marseille-Q7238 genomic interval TACTGTACAGGGGATTATTTGCATCGTTCTCGCCGTTATGAGTATTGTTCTTATGGTGACTCGGAATTGGCCAGCGGGCTTGATGGTTGTAGTTTGTGTTGTGTCTTTCTATGGAGCTATCAAAACATTTGTCTCTAAGTCCTATCCGAGCGGCGTGACACTTACAAATGAATCAATTAGTTTTTCGTGTTACGGCGCCACGACTACCTATCAGTTGGCAGATGTACATGCTATACGGGTTCGAGAATATCCAGCGGACTTGCGCATGTATGTTCGAATGGATAACGATACTTTCTTACGAGGCAGGTATTGGATTAGAGGACGTTGGTTCAGTGATGGAGAAGAACTGTTCAAGCGCATATGTGAGTTAGAACTGAAAGTGAACCCTGATAGCCTCAAAGCGCAGGCGCGGCGTGACTAATTTGCGCGTACAAGAAACCCCGATTTCAATTTGGCGTTTGAAATCGGGGTTTGCTTCTATCCTGTTTACGTTATGCTACCGGATTAGCTCCGTTTGCAAACACCTGAATGACATGAGTGAAGTCCGCAAGCATACGATCGTAGGCAGTCGTGGTCATATCGTGCCAATAGACAGTCTCGCCGTTCTTCTCGCCAATGAGCTTTTCTACAGCCTCACCGGCATATTTCACGCCATAGGTGTAGTAGTTGATTTTACGGATACCGGCATTGATGGCCTTAGCATAGTCAGCGTCGGAAACGCCGGAGCCGCCGTGCATGACGAGCGGAGTCTGAGAGAGTTTTCTGATCTTATTGAGCACATTAAAGTTCAGGTGCGGTTCACCTTTGTAGATGCCGTGAACCGTTCCGAATGAGCATGCGAGAATATCAAGACCGGTTGATTGGATGAACTCAAGCGCTTGGGCGGGGTCGGTGTAGATGGCGCCTGATTCCTCTGCTGTGGCGCCTTCATCACGTTCTCCGAATTCACGGGAGCCCATTGAGCCAAGCTCACATTCAAGACCGGCATCGAAGCTTGCGCACATGTCGGCGGCTCGCTGGGAGTTCGCTACGTTTTCTTCGTAGGGTTGATAAGAGCCGTCGTACATCACGCCGTTGAAGCCCATCTCAAGAGCTCGGCGCAGGTAAGAGAGATTCTCTCCATGGTCAAGATGCACGCAGACCAAAGTGCTGGAGCGCTCCGCAAGGGCGACCATTGTAGGACCGATCTTATCAAGAGGAGCGAAGGGCTCATGACCTTCTGCATGGGCGATAATGACGGGATAGCCGGTCTTCTCGGCAGCGTCGATCGCGGCACGCAGCGCTTCCATACTCGGCACATTGAAGGAGGGAATTGCCATGTTATTCTGCTCGGCAATGGCACAGATATCGCGAAGATTTACCAGCATAATGACTCCTTTTCTAGAGGCATCTGATGCAGTTATGATGTAGATATGTCCTACGGGGCCGGCCGTACGTGGATAATTTGCCGACAACCTCGTGACATTTCTTACAAAAACTGCTACAACTTGTACATGTAATTATATACAAGTTTGGAAGTGTGGAAACGAGAAACTAGAAATCATGATTGACTGAGCGTGGGGTGTCTGTAGGATTTCGCATATGAAAGGAAATATGATGATTCTGAAGAAAGAACTTATTCTCCTTGCTGTTGAAGCCGCTGATTCTGAGGAAGCCCTGCGCATTGTCGCTCAGGGTTTTGTGGATAGTGGCTATGCGAAAGATACGTATCCCGGGGCCATTGTTGATCGTGAACGCGTATTTGCGACAGGGCTTCCCGCTCCTGCTTTTGATATTGCCATCCCGCATTGTGATAGTGAACATGTGATTAAGCCTGGCGTTGGTATTGCAACGTTAAAAGATCCTGTTGCATTTCACATGATGGGGGATCCTGAAACCATCTTACATCCAAAAGTTCTTTTTATGCTTGCTCTTACCGAGCCTCATGGTCAGCTTGAGATGCTTCAGAAACTTATCGGAGTCATTCAGGATGCCGAGCTTCTTGAGAAGATTGCCGCTTGCAATGATGCTGATGCGCTGTACGATCTTATGGCTCCCGTGCTGGGATGATAGAGGATAGAGGCGACTGCCAGTGGTTCTTTGACTATAAAATTGGGAGTGTGATCTTCTCGCGATTATTTTAGAACGAGGGATGAATCGACAGTGATAATCTTTTTTACTCCGGATTCGCGAAAATCATCGAGCTCTTTAAGTGGCGCGCCTGTATCGGTGATGAGACAGTCAACTTCATCAATTGACCCAAATTGAAAGTTTGAGGTTACTCCGATTTTAGTGGAGTCTGCAACGATGTATCGTTTCTGAGAGTGCTCCATCATTAGCGTGTTAATTGACGGCTCCGGTGAAGTTGCAGAGGTCAGTCCATAATTTACTGAAATTCCAGTACACCCCAGAAAACATTTTGTTGCCGATACCTTTTCGATACAGCTCATAGCCACTTCGCCTGTCATAGAAGAGCGGGGAGGACGGATTTCTCCTCCGGTCAAAATAATCGTATACGGAGGATTGTCGTTCAAAAGAAGTGCCTTACCGTTATTGGTTATGACGGTAACATCCTGAGCTGTAATCCAGCTTAGAATGCTCAGCGCAACAGAACTGGTATTCAAGAGAATACAGTCTCCGTCTTTGACATGTTTAGCCGCTTCATAGGAAATGGCTCGATTAGCTCTGATTTGTTTTGATCCCGAGGGGCGCCCGTAGGGATTTTTAAGAGTTGCATAACCATGGTGTCTGCTGGCAATGCCTTCTTCCTCTAGATAGTCCAGATCGCGCCTTATAGTAAGCGGGGAAACATCAAGCTGGAGCGAAAGTTCAGTGATACTGATTCGCCCTATGTTTTCAAGGATGGAAGCGATTCGCTCACGGCGACTTGTTACTTCAGCGTCACTCTTTCTCATCAGATTTTCTCCATACATCTATACGAATATTTCAGAATATTATATGAATGTACAATCAAATATATACGAATTACATTATACAAAAGTATACTAAGATAGCAAGAGAAAATAGTATAAAAGTATCTATATCTGTAGACAAATTCTTATAATTGCAGTTGTTTTACTATAAAATAAAGATAACTTGATATGATATAAATATATGATTCAGCTGTTTTATTTCAAACATCATAAATTTTTATGAACAGTATTTATGAAAGAAATATGAATAAATTGTTGCTTCAATACACAATTGGTGGCATAGTATATACAAGATTACGTCTTACCTTATGGATCTCATACAACAGATGAGAGCATTCAACGAAAGGCAAGGTAGAGCATCTATGTTGAGCGATCTTTTATCGAAGGAATTGGTTCAGCTGGATGTTGACGCCGCTGACTGGGAAGATGCCATTAAAAAAGCAACTCAGCCGTTGGTGGACAACAAAAAAGTAACGGTTGATTATGTCAACGACATAATCAAAGGCGTTCATGATCTCGGTCCCTATATTGTTATTACAGAACACGTTGCCCTTCCGCACGCTCGCCCGGAATCCGGCGCTCTTGAACCGGCCGTGGGAATTACGATATTAAAAAATCCCGTGGAATTCGGTAGCACAGATAACGATCCCGTCAAATTCCTTTTTCCGCTTGCCGCAAAAGATAGCGAAAGTCATTTGGGAGCCCTTCAGTCGTTAGTTGAATTGCTTTCAGATCCGGATTTCTTTGTTCAGCTTGAGGCTGCAAAAACAGCTGAAGAGATAGTAGCGCTCGTAAACCAAAAGGAAGGAAGGCTGTAATGGCAAAGACGTATCATGCACTCGTATGTTGCCGCGCCGGTATGGGATCTTCGATGATGCTTAAAATCAAAGTCGATCAGGTAATCAAAGAAAATAATTTTCCTGTTGAGACGGAGCACGGCAATCTCGATTCCCTCATTGGGTTTAACGGAGATCTCGTTATCACTATGTCCGATCTTACGGATGAGCTTAATGCCGATCCCCGCGTTCCGTCTGCAATTGGCATTACCAATATTGTCGATAAGAATGAAATGAAAGAAAAACTGGGCACGTGGCTTGCTGAGCATGCTGAGTAATCATCCGGAATCGATCGTTTCTAAGTAAGGTATTGTTGGAAATTTGCTGAAGGGGTAATCGCATGCTTAATGCAATCCTTATGCAGCTGAGAGACACTGCCGTTATCATGGGTATCATTGCCCTCGTAGGTCTTTTGCTGCAAAAGAAGTCCGCTGTGGACGTCTTTTCTGGTACGGTAAAAACCATTATTGGCTTTATGATTTTCAATATTGGTTCAAGTGCAATGTCCTCACAGGTGAATATATTTTCCGATATGTTCAGCCGCGCGTTTTCTGTTCACGGTGTTGTAACGCAGGTCGAAGTTGCGACTGCGCTTGCCCTTAATACGTACGGCACCGAAGTGGCAATGGTCATGGTCCTTGGCTTCATTATGAACTTGGTCGTTGCTCGCTTTACGAAATTCAAGGCCGTCTTCCTTACCGGCCAGCACTTCCTTTACTTTTCTTGCGTGCTTGCTTTGGTATTCATTGCTCTTGGTTTGCCAATGGCTGTCACGGTTATTCTTGGTGGTGTTATTCTCGGTTTCTGCGGCGCGGCGCTGCCATCGCTTTGTCAGCCTTTCGTAAACAAACTTGTAGGAGCTGACAATATCGCAATCGGCCACTTTAACTGCATTGGTTATGCCTTCTCTGGCTATGTAGGAAAGCTCTTTCAAAAGAAGAATGAAGTTGAAGCAGGGTCTGATGACGCAGCAGCTAATCTTCCAGAATTCTTCAAGCTTTTCAAAGACTTTGTTTTCTCCGTTGCCCTGTTCATGATTGTTTTGTTCTATGTAGTAACCATTGCCTGCTATGCAACAGGTCACTTTGGCGATACGCTTGCAAATGGTAAATCCTTCATGAGCTACTTCGGCAATGATATCTGGTGGGTCTGGCCTTTCCTTGCGGGTCTTCAGTTTGCTGCCGGCATGTCTGTGCTTATTTACGGTGTGCGTCAGTTTATTGCCGAGATTACTGCGGCATTCGTAGGCATTTCCGAAAAGCTCATTCCTGATGCGCGTCCTGCCGTTGACTGCCCGGCTATTTTCCCGTTTGCCCCCAATGCAGTTATTATCGGCTTTATCGGATCCTTCCTCGGTGGTCTTGTGGCAATGGCGGCTATGGTCTTCTTCCACAGTGAAACTATCATGATTCCCGCAGCTGGTATCTGCTTCTTCTCTGGAGGTACCTGTGGTGTCTGCGGCTATGCATACGGTGGCTGGCGTGGTGCTTTGCTCGGTTCGTTCCTGGTTGGTATATTCCTTACAGCCGGTCCGCTCGTTCTTTATCCGGCATTTGCTCAGCTTGGAATTGCAGAAGCATCGTTCCCCAACGTGGACTATAACATCGTTGGTTCCATTCTTTATGGAATTGGGCACGCTATCGGACTTGCCTAGGGTTTCGATGTTTTCGCTCGACTCTAAGGTTTAAAACTGAGGGCACCTGTGGATGTCTATGGGTGCCCTTTGTTTCTCTCGTTGGATTGAGGTGTTGGATGCCAGATTCGCCAAAAAAGTCAATCTCACAGCAACTCTTTGGAAAGGCAGCCAAAAAGCGCACTGCTCAATCCATTGATGATGTCCAGGACGATATCATATATACGATTGAAGAGGACCGTGGGTATCTGCTGTCGTACATGGCCCTTAGACTAGTGGGCGTGTTTTTAGCGCTGTTTTTCTCATTTCTGATGTGGGTTTTTGCCAATCGGAGCGGAAATGTCATATTTCTAGTTGCCTTCATTATTGGGCTAACGGCAGCTTGGTTCTTCGCGAAGGGGCTGGGTAAAAAATCCGGACGGTTTATCTCACGTGTTCCCGTAGTTTCTTTTGGAGAAGAAAATATTTTTATTTTTGAAACAGCCGATAAAGAGTATCCGTTAATTGTGTCGTATGGTGATATTGCAGCATATAAAATCATCCGTCAAAAAAACGCATTACGACTGCTAATGAATGGTAAATGGGTCGAGCATCCCTCGGGATTTTATTTAATCGACATACAACGCCCTTTCATGAAAACAACGTTGAGCGACGTCCAAGAACGGATTAAGGATATCTTGCAAGACAACAAGATTAAAGAAGTAACTTCTTAAGGAGGAAACGCATGCAGACGGATAAAGAGCAAATACAAGAATTTCTCAGGATTGAAAAAGAATCTGTCGAGAAGTACCTCGAAAATGTTGATTTTGATGCTCTTAGCGCAGCGAAACAGTTGATTCTTGATGCA includes:
- a CDS encoding DeoR/GlpR family DNA-binding transcription regulator encodes the protein MRKSDAEVTSRRERIASILENIGRISITELSLQLDVSPLTIRRDLDYLEEEGIASRHHGYATLKNPYGRPSGSKQIRANRAISYEAAKHVKDGDCILLNTSSVALSILSWITAQDVTVITNNGKALLLNDNPPYTIILTGGEIRPPRSSMTGEVAMSCIEKVSATKCFLGCTGISVNYGLTSATSPEPSINTLMMEHSQKRYIVADSTKIGVTSNFQFGSIDEVDCLITDTGAPLKELDDFRESGVKKIITVDSSLVLK
- a CDS encoding PTS sugar transporter subunit IIB, producing MAKTYHALVCCRAGMGSSMMLKIKVDQVIKENNFPVETEHGNLDSLIGFNGDLVITMSDLTDELNADPRVPSAIGITNIVDKNEMKEKLGTWLAEHAE
- a CDS encoding PTS sugar transporter subunit IIA, whose amino-acid sequence is MILKKELILLAVEAADSEEALRIVAQGFVDSGYAKDTYPGAIVDRERVFATGLPAPAFDIAIPHCDSEHVIKPGVGIATLKDPVAFHMMGDPETILHPKVLFMLALTEPHGQLEMLQKLIGVIQDAELLEKIAACNDADALYDLMAPVLG
- a CDS encoding PTS sugar transporter subunit IIA translates to MLSDLLSKELVQLDVDAADWEDAIKKATQPLVDNKKVTVDYVNDIIKGVHDLGPYIVITEHVALPHARPESGALEPAVGITILKNPVEFGSTDNDPVKFLFPLAAKDSESHLGALQSLVELLSDPDFFVQLEAAKTAEEIVALVNQKEGRL
- a CDS encoding class II fructose-bisphosphate aldolase gives rise to the protein MLVNLRDICAIAEQNNMAIPSFNVPSMEALRAAIDAAEKTGYPVIIAHAEGHEPFAPLDKIGPTMVALAERSSTLVCVHLDHGENLSYLRRALEMGFNGVMYDGSYQPYEENVANSQRAADMCASFDAGLECELGSMGSREFGERDEGATAEESGAIYTDPAQALEFIQSTGLDILACSFGTVHGIYKGEPHLNFNVLNKIRKLSQTPLVMHGGSGVSDADYAKAINAGIRKINYYTYGVKYAGEAVEKLIGEKNGETVYWHDMTTTAYDRMLADFTHVIQVFANGANPVA
- a CDS encoding PTS ascorbate transporter subunit IIC, with product MLNAILMQLRDTAVIMGIIALVGLLLQKKSAVDVFSGTVKTIIGFMIFNIGSSAMSSQVNIFSDMFSRAFSVHGVVTQVEVATALALNTYGTEVAMVMVLGFIMNLVVARFTKFKAVFLTGQHFLYFSCVLALVFIALGLPMAVTVILGGVILGFCGAALPSLCQPFVNKLVGADNIAIGHFNCIGYAFSGYVGKLFQKKNEVEAGSDDAAANLPEFFKLFKDFVFSVALFMIVLFYVVTIACYATGHFGDTLANGKSFMSYFGNDIWWVWPFLAGLQFAAGMSVLIYGVRQFIAEITAAFVGISEKLIPDARPAVDCPAIFPFAPNAVIIGFIGSFLGGLVAMAAMVFFHSETIMIPAAGICFFSGGTCGVCGYAYGGWRGALLGSFLVGIFLTAGPLVLYPAFAQLGIAEASFPNVDYNIVGSILYGIGHAIGLA